Proteins found in one Mucilaginibacter gracilis genomic segment:
- a CDS encoding GNAT family N-acetyltransferase, with translation MVELKAEGFCLRQWKPGDEKLLVKYANNPSVSRYLSDRFCYPYTHEYAQEWVSFQLQKTSVDNLVIDIDGEIAGGIGIEFKQDIFRKTALIGYWLGEPFWGKGIMTEALKLMVNYCFETFDLVRIQAGVFEGNPASMQVLQKAGFIKEGISKKALFKHGQLYNEHIFARCK, from the coding sequence ATGGTTGAGTTAAAAGCAGAAGGGTTTTGTTTACGCCAGTGGAAACCCGGCGATGAAAAATTGCTGGTTAAATATGCCAATAACCCCAGTGTATCGCGCTATTTGTCCGACAGGTTTTGTTATCCTTATACTCACGAATACGCACAGGAATGGGTATCCTTTCAGTTACAAAAAACAAGTGTTGATAACCTGGTTATTGATATTGACGGCGAGATTGCCGGAGGCATAGGCATTGAATTTAAGCAGGATATTTTCCGGAAAACGGCCTTAATTGGTTATTGGCTCGGCGAGCCCTTTTGGGGTAAGGGCATTATGACGGAAGCCTTGAAACTAATGGTTAACTATTGCTTTGAAACGTTTGATTTGGTGCGGATACAAGCCGGGGTATTTGAGGGCAACCCGGCATCGATGCAGGTTTTGCAAAAGGCCGGTTTTATTAAAGAGGGTATTTCAAAAAAAGCATTGTTCAAACACGGGCAACTTTACAACGAGCATATTTTCGCCCGGTGTAAATAA
- a CDS encoding glycosyltransferase family 4 protein, with protein MLKVVHLNTYDGNGGAGRACIRLNRALLSQGVDSKIIVHYKFGNNPQIKTFNSSIIQKAYTAATIIMERLLAKRYLKPVKTPFSFAWFGRSVIHHPDVKNADIIHLHWVNHGFLDPKHLAEIAQLNKPVVWTFHDSNAFTGGCHVRYECNHFHQQCGNCPLLKEPQPDDISNSIWQAKHAAYNKLNFSIVAPSRWMQSSVQASSLMEGKSIVNIPNTLETDVFTPIDKTLARQKLGLPTDKFIFLTGFMPSRKDMHKGTGYLMQSLDLLAERQGINKEQIELVVFGNRNLEDVPVFPFKTTFLGTINNDEKLALCYASADAFLIPSLEDNLPYTVMESLACGTPVIAFTTGGIPDMVQHQHNGYLATYRSAESFADGMEWILSHNTLQILRAQARQTVMEQFSETVIAKKHLEVYQQIIKS; from the coding sequence ATGTTAAAAGTGGTTCACTTAAATACTTACGATGGCAATGGCGGTGCCGGGCGGGCCTGTATCAGGCTTAACCGCGCCTTACTTTCGCAAGGTGTTGATTCTAAAATAATAGTCCACTATAAATTTGGGAACAATCCCCAAATAAAAACTTTTAACAGCTCCATAATTCAAAAGGCATATACAGCGGCAACCATTATTATGGAGCGGCTTTTGGCCAAACGCTATTTAAAACCTGTTAAAACGCCATTTTCATTTGCCTGGTTTGGCCGCTCGGTTATTCATCATCCCGACGTTAAAAATGCCGATATTATTCACCTGCACTGGGTTAATCACGGTTTTTTAGACCCGAAGCATTTAGCCGAAATTGCCCAACTCAATAAACCCGTTGTTTGGACGTTTCATGATAGCAACGCATTTACAGGCGGTTGCCATGTACGATACGAGTGCAATCATTTTCATCAGCAATGCGGCAATTGCCCGTTGCTAAAAGAGCCACAGCCGGATGATATATCGAATAGTATTTGGCAAGCAAAACACGCCGCCTATAATAAACTTAATTTCAGCATTGTTGCACCAAGCAGGTGGATGCAATCGTCTGTACAGGCAAGCAGTTTGATGGAGGGTAAAAGCATTGTAAATATACCCAACACCCTCGAAACTGATGTTTTTACGCCAATTGATAAAACCCTGGCGCGCCAAAAATTAGGGCTGCCAACAGATAAATTTATTTTTTTAACCGGGTTTATGCCTTCCCGTAAGGATATGCACAAGGGCACCGGTTACCTTATGCAAAGCCTTGATCTATTGGCCGAAAGACAGGGCATCAACAAAGAACAGATTGAACTGGTAGTTTTTGGCAACCGCAATCTGGAAGATGTGCCTGTGTTCCCATTTAAAACCACCTTTTTAGGCACTATAAATAACGACGAAAAACTGGCCCTATGCTATGCCTCGGCAGATGCTTTTTTGATACCATCGCTGGAAGACAACCTGCCATATACCGTAATGGAAAGCCTGGCTTGCGGTACACCCGTTATTGCCTTTACAACCGGAGGCATACCAGATATGGTACAGCACCAACATAATGGTTACCTAGCCACTTACCGTTCGGCTGAAAGTTTTGCGGATGGAATGGAATGGATATTAAGCCATAATACACTCCAAATTTTACGTGCGCAGGCCCGGCAAACGGTAATGGAGCAATTCTCTGAAACCGTGATCGCGAAAAAGCATCTTGAAGTTTATCAGCAGATCATTAAAAGTTAA
- a CDS encoding pyridoxal phosphate-dependent aminotransferase encodes MIPSKLAQNLRGSEIIKIAGEINELKRQGQNIANLTIGDFDSNIYPIPADLKAGIIDAYNANQTNYPPADGVLSLRESVSDFITKEYKLDYKPNQILISGGSRPLIYATYLALVDPGDKVVFPAPSWNNNHYCDLLTAKPVIVQTLPENNFMPTAAELRPHVKGATLLALCSPLNPTGTMFTKKDLEEICDLVIEENASRTPAEKPLYILYDQIYSQLTFGVHKHYDPVTLRPELKDYVVFVDGSSKCFAATGVRVGWGFGPADIINNMKAIVGHMGAWSPKAEQVAMAAYLKDAASVTSFLNGFKARIQASLQALYNGFMELKAEGFAVDAIEPMGAIYLTVKIDYSGKTTPDGTLIKNSADVNFYLIKEAGCALVPFSAFGTDESENWFRASVGASTLEEIEAMIPRIKTALAKL; translated from the coding sequence ATGATACCATCAAAATTGGCTCAAAACCTGCGCGGATCCGAAATTATCAAGATTGCCGGTGAGATCAATGAACTGAAACGACAAGGACAAAACATTGCCAACTTAACCATTGGCGATTTTGACTCAAATATATATCCTATCCCGGCAGATTTAAAGGCTGGTATTATTGACGCCTACAACGCAAACCAAACTAATTATCCGCCTGCGGATGGTGTTTTAAGCTTGCGCGAAAGTGTATCAGACTTTATAACTAAAGAGTATAAATTAGATTATAAGCCTAACCAGATATTAATATCGGGCGGTTCGAGGCCGTTAATTTATGCAACCTACCTTGCCCTGGTTGACCCCGGCGATAAAGTGGTTTTCCCTGCACCATCGTGGAACAATAACCACTATTGCGATTTACTTACCGCCAAGCCCGTTATTGTGCAAACCCTTCCCGAAAATAATTTTATGCCTACGGCAGCAGAATTACGTCCGCATGTAAAGGGAGCAACTTTACTGGCTTTGTGCTCGCCGCTTAACCCAACCGGCACCATGTTCACCAAAAAGGACCTCGAAGAAATTTGCGACCTTGTAATTGAAGAGAACGCAAGCCGCACACCTGCCGAAAAACCATTATATATTTTATACGATCAAATTTATTCGCAGTTAACCTTTGGTGTACACAAACATTACGACCCGGTTACCCTGCGCCCCGAATTAAAGGATTATGTGGTTTTTGTTGATGGCTCGTCTAAATGTTTTGCTGCAACAGGTGTACGCGTAGGCTGGGGCTTTGGCCCGGCAGATATTATTAACAACATGAAAGCCATTGTTGGCCACATGGGCGCATGGTCGCCCAAGGCCGAGCAGGTTGCTATGGCGGCCTATTTAAAAGATGCCGCAAGCGTTACCAGCTTTTTAAATGGCTTTAAGGCACGCATACAAGCCAGTTTGCAAGCGCTGTACAACGGCTTTATGGAATTGAAGGCAGAAGGTTTTGCGGTTGACGCCATTGAACCAATGGGCGCCATATACCTAACTGTAAAAATAGACTACAGTGGTAAAACTACACCCGATGGCACGCTGATAAAAAACTCGGCAGATGTTAACTTTTACCTTATTAAAGAAGCCGGATGCGCCTTAGTGCCATTCTCGGCCTTTGGAACAGATGAAAGTGAAAACTGGTTCCGAGCATCAGTAGGTGCAAGTACTTTAGAGGAAATTGAGGCCATGATACCGCGTATTAAAACCGCACTGGCCAAATTATAA
- a CDS encoding AraC family transcriptional regulator, translating to MKAQLLKVFPGHSNSFTAREDVGFDANKRWHYHPEIEFIYIKTGEGTHFIGDSVQKFKAGDIFMIGSQLPHFFKFDDVFLKSKGDAAAHVSVTQFAENFWGDKFLQLPENTNVRLLLEKARRGYTVPVDITDKIAATLDELQHSVGLERIILLLHVLNKLAHAKNMKQLSSVAFNHGASDLEDERINAIYEYSFANYKRKIDLNEIAEVARISPNSFCRYFKLKTKKTYSQFITEIRVGHACKLLIENKYFIKHICYESGFNNFASFNKYFKLTTGKSPLNYQKEFMSA from the coding sequence ATGAAAGCACAATTACTAAAGGTTTTTCCCGGTCATTCAAACTCGTTCACAGCCCGGGAGGACGTTGGCTTTGATGCTAACAAACGTTGGCATTACCACCCGGAGATTGAGTTTATTTACATTAAAACCGGCGAGGGTACACACTTTATTGGCGATAGTGTACAAAAGTTTAAAGCTGGCGATATTTTTATGATAGGCTCGCAATTGCCGCACTTTTTTAAGTTTGATGATGTTTTTTTGAAGAGTAAAGGCGATGCTGCTGCACACGTTTCGGTAACCCAATTTGCCGAAAATTTTTGGGGTGATAAGTTTTTGCAATTGCCCGAAAATACAAACGTGCGTTTATTACTTGAAAAAGCACGACGAGGCTATACCGTACCCGTAGATATTACTGATAAAATTGCTGCTACTTTAGACGAGCTACAACATAGCGTTGGCCTGGAAAGAATTATACTGTTACTTCATGTTTTGAACAAGTTGGCTCATGCCAAAAACATGAAACAGCTATCGTCGGTAGCGTTTAATCACGGCGCTTCTGATTTGGAGGACGAGCGGATTAACGCTATTTATGAGTATTCGTTTGCTAATTATAAGCGAAAAATTGACCTCAACGAAATAGCCGAAGTTGCCCGGATAAGCCCCAACTCGTTTTGCAGATATTTTAAGCTAAAAACCAAAAAAACTTACTCGCAATTTATAACCGAGATAAGGGTAGGCCATGCTTGCAAATTGCTTATCGAAAACAAATACTTTATTAAACACATTTGCTACGAAAGCGGCTTTAACAACTTTGCCAGCTTTAATAAGTACTTTAAACTCACTACTGGCAAAAGCCCTTTAAATTACCAAAAAGAGTTTATGAGCGCATAG
- a CDS encoding carboxymuconolactone decarboxylase family protein, whose translation MSDTTDIITEILQSVGLNADYRTSSLSLLEAGESRYLRDLKLNFTSTLTSEHLSTKECALLGLSTAVNNNNKPLTDYFTKYAEEQGAAAADIAEAAACASLLASNNIFYRFRHFTQKEKYTQIPARIRMQIMMKPVTGKEFFELMSLAVSAINGCEMCVNSHEDSLIKLGTTEERIFDAVRIASLVTSFGKIVF comes from the coding sequence ATGAGCGATACTACAGATATTATAACCGAAATACTACAAAGCGTTGGCTTAAACGCCGATTACCGCACCAGTAGCTTAAGCTTATTAGAAGCCGGCGAATCGCGCTACCTGCGCGATTTGAAATTAAACTTTACCAGCACCCTAACTTCCGAGCATTTAAGCACCAAAGAATGTGCTTTGCTGGGCCTTAGCACCGCCGTAAACAACAACAATAAACCACTTACCGATTACTTTACCAAGTATGCCGAAGAGCAGGGTGCAGCCGCAGCCGATATTGCCGAAGCTGCTGCATGCGCATCGTTACTTGCCTCAAACAATATATTTTACCGTTTCCGCCATTTTACTCAAAAAGAAAAATACACCCAAATACCTGCACGCATCCGTATGCAAATTATGATGAAGCCGGTAACCGGGAAAGAGTTTTTTGAGTTGATGAGCCTAGCCGTATCGGCAATTAACGGCTGCGAAATGTGCGTTAATTCGCACGAAGACTCGCTTATTAAATTAGGAACTACCGAAGAGCGTATTTTTGATGCGGTAAGGATTGCATCACTGGTAACCTCGTTTGGGAAGATAGTTTTTTAA
- a CDS encoding DUF2306 domain-containing protein, which yields MSVTGKVLRYLALVWILILSLGTFYLYGNFKTDEGFLLLKQLAIKTGLYLPAFYAHIFGSSLILLIGFAQFSKRVYSNKKLHRFLGRCYVFGVLLFSAPGAYVMTFFIHRGTGVFISFLLQNTLWVLSTITAWRFAVNGQIAKHACMMRRSYALAFAAVTLRLYIYLFTVFGNGVNFQYNYLIIAFLSWVPNLLLVELINYYDKGKVPTIAVKA from the coding sequence ATGAGTGTTACCGGTAAAGTACTGCGTTACCTGGCTTTAGTTTGGATATTGATATTAAGCTTAGGTACTTTTTACCTGTACGGTAATTTTAAAACCGACGAAGGCTTTTTGCTACTTAAACAACTGGCTATAAAAACGGGTTTGTACCTACCCGCATTTTATGCACATATTTTCGGCAGCAGCTTAATATTGCTCATAGGTTTTGCGCAGTTTTCTAAACGTGTGTACAGCAATAAAAAACTGCACCGGTTTTTGGGGAGGTGTTATGTTTTTGGGGTATTGTTGTTTTCGGCGCCGGGTGCCTATGTGATGACTTTTTTTATACACCGGGGTACAGGCGTATTTATTTCGTTTTTGCTGCAAAATACGCTGTGGGTATTGAGCACCATAACCGCCTGGCGCTTTGCCGTAAATGGGCAAATAGCAAAACATGCTTGTATGATGCGCCGCAGCTACGCCCTTGCTTTTGCCGCCGTTACTTTACGGCTGTACATATATCTGTTTACCGTATTTGGAAACGGCGTTAATTTTCAATACAACTATCTCATTATTGCTTTTTTAAGTTGGGTGCCCAATTTACTATTGGTTGAGCTTATTAATTATTATGATAAGGGCAAAGTACCAACGATTGCTGTAAAAGCTTAG
- a CDS encoding peroxiredoxin → MLTIGQKFPSFSKTAVVSIEKGKEFETLTSDYLVNDDNVWTVMFWWPKDFTFVCPTEIAEFNRAYGEFRDRDSRLIGASTDSEFVHAAWRRDHDDLRDLKFPMLADTSKSLAEELGILEPTEKIAYRATFIVDPTGIIRWVCVNDLSVGRNVKEVLRVLDGLQTDELCPCNWEKGQETLNA, encoded by the coding sequence ATGTTAACCATAGGACAAAAATTCCCTTCATTTTCTAAAACCGCTGTAGTAAGCATTGAAAAAGGTAAAGAGTTTGAAACATTAACTTCTGATTACCTGGTGAATGACGATAACGTTTGGACAGTAATGTTTTGGTGGCCAAAAGATTTTACTTTTGTTTGCCCTACCGAAATTGCCGAATTTAACAGAGCTTATGGCGAATTCCGCGACCGTGATTCACGTTTAATTGGTGCTTCTACCGATTCGGAATTTGTACACGCAGCATGGAGAAGAGACCACGATGATTTGCGCGATTTAAAATTCCCGATGCTGGCTGATACTTCAAAATCATTAGCCGAAGAATTAGGTATATTAGAGCCTACCGAAAAAATTGCTTACCGCGCTACCTTTATCGTTGATCCAACAGGCATCATCCGTTGGGTATGTGTTAACGATTTGAGCGTTGGCCGTAACGTTAAAGAAGTTTTACGTGTACTTGATGGTTTACAAACCGACGAACTTTGCCCTTGCAACTGGGAAAAAGGACAAGAAACGTTAAACGCTTAA
- a CDS encoding glycosyltransferase family 2 protein, translated as MFNPRLSIITIVYNNVNDIERTILSVLGQTYTNIEYIVIDGASTDGTLDVIEKYRSRISTLVSEKDNGIYNAMNKGLNLATGDYVLFMNSGDELFAYDTVERVFATEADADIYYGETEIINSKRESMGMRRHKTPETFTWRGFNLGMSISHQAIYIKRSLVEPYNEQYQLSADIDWIIRIAKKADKIVNTRICAAKYLFGGMSKKKHKQSLIERFHIMRKHYGTVPTVFNHGIIAIRLTWYFLLNRKTND; from the coding sequence ATGTTTAACCCGCGGCTTAGTATAATTACCATAGTTTACAATAACGTTAACGATATTGAGCGCACCATATTAAGCGTGCTTGGGCAAACCTACACCAATATTGAGTATATTGTGATTGATGGTGCATCAACCGACGGCACGCTTGATGTTATAGAAAAATATCGCAGCCGGATAAGCACACTGGTTAGCGAAAAGGATAATGGCATTTACAACGCAATGAACAAAGGCCTAAATTTGGCTACCGGAGATTATGTGCTTTTTATGAATTCGGGCGATGAGCTTTTTGCATACGATACCGTTGAACGTGTTTTTGCTACCGAAGCCGATGCAGATATTTACTATGGCGAAACCGAAATAATAAACAGCAAACGCGAAAGCATGGGTATGCGCCGCCATAAAACTCCCGAAACTTTTACATGGCGCGGTTTTAACCTAGGCATGAGCATTAGTCACCAGGCCATTTACATTAAGCGCAGCCTGGTTGAGCCATATAACGAACAGTACCAACTAAGCGCCGATATTGATTGGATTATCCGCATCGCCAAAAAGGCAGACAAGATAGTTAACACCCGCATTTGCGCAGCCAAATACCTGTTTGGGGGTATGTCGAAAAAGAAACATAAGCAAAGCTTAATAGAGCGTTTCCACATCATGCGCAAGCATTATGGCACTGTGCCAACCGTATTTAACCACGGTATTATTGCAATTAGGTTGACGTGGTATTTTTTGTTGAATAGGAAGACTAATGATTAA
- a CDS encoding alpha/beta fold hydrolase, translating into MKKFFTCLLLVVSTGSFAQKLDKLTVEKIMRNPKWIGTSPTNVYWGDDSRNIYFTWNPDSAERAELFSITPNNLKPQKLSLDERRAMRPTNGDWNKKHTIKLYEKNGDIFVFDLKSGKTEQLTSTTERESNPTFSGDETKIIFTQGDNLFSLKLNGSQLTQLTNFTRPSAAGASTPAPAGSGRRGGGGGARGAVAAQTAAGKQDAWLKDQQLDIFDIIKTKAKNEKLTAAERKAMQVKPIKEIAIDSKQISDLKLSPNTRYITYTLTKPAEGSHNVIVPNYVTASGYTEDIPNRTKVGTPQSASESFIYDLQRDTVYSIVTKNIPGIKDLPDYVKDYPKQLEERKTQNEDRKVTITGPYWSESGKNAIVTVWAEDNKDRWLMKLDPETGKLSLLDRQRDEAWIGGPGINSYDSGNLGWVDEQHIYFQSEASGYSHIYVVDVATAEKKQITSGKWEVQGLKLSNDKKDFYFTANIDHPGVTAFYRVPVIGGSPVKLTAMVGGNEVELSPDEKWLAIRYSYPNKPWELFIQANKPGAKAVQVTNSVSAEFKSYAWRSPEIFTFKNRYGADIYARVYTPAHALPSHPAVIFVHGAGYLQDVFYKWSSSYFREYMFNNMLADNGYTVLEIDYTGSAGYGRDIRTGIYRHMGGKDLTDHVDAVKLLVEKYGVNPKNVGLYGGSYGGFITLMAMFTQPDVFAAGAALRSVTDWAHYNHGYTSNILNEPFNDEKAYKLSSPIYFADGLKGRLLMCHGMVDQNVNFQDIVRLSQRLIELHKKNWELAVFPVEDHGFVEPSSWTDEYSRIYKLFDETLNK; encoded by the coding sequence ATGAAGAAATTTTTTACGTGCTTGCTGCTTGTTGTATCTACCGGTTCGTTTGCGCAGAAATTAGATAAATTGACTGTCGAAAAAATCATGCGCAATCCCAAATGGATAGGCACATCGCCAACCAACGTTTACTGGGGCGATGATAGCAGGAATATTTATTTTACCTGGAACCCCGATAGTGCCGAAAGGGCCGAGCTATTTTCTATCACGCCCAATAACCTTAAACCTCAAAAGCTTAGTTTGGACGAAAGAAGGGCCATGCGCCCCACAAACGGCGATTGGAATAAAAAACACACCATTAAATTATACGAAAAAAATGGCGACATTTTTGTTTTCGATCTAAAATCCGGTAAAACCGAACAGCTAACCAGCACCACCGAGCGCGAAAGCAACCCGACATTCAGCGGCGACGAAACGAAGATAATATTCACCCAGGGCGATAACCTATTCTCTTTAAAACTCAACGGTTCGCAGTTGACACAGTTAACCAACTTTACGCGTCCAAGCGCGGCAGGTGCAAGTACCCCGGCACCAGCAGGTAGCGGTCGCAGAGGGGGAGGTGGCGGAGCAAGGGGAGCCGTAGCAGCCCAAACGGCTGCAGGTAAACAAGATGCCTGGCTAAAGGATCAGCAGCTTGATATATTCGACATCATTAAAACTAAGGCCAAGAACGAAAAGTTAACTGCTGCCGAGCGCAAAGCCATGCAGGTGAAACCCATAAAGGAAATTGCTATTGATAGCAAGCAAATAAGTGATTTAAAACTTAGCCCAAATACCCGATACATTACTTATACCCTAACCAAGCCTGCCGAAGGCAGCCATAACGTTATTGTGCCTAACTACGTAACTGCTTCGGGGTATACTGAAGACATACCTAACCGAACCAAGGTTGGCACACCGCAGTCCGCTTCGGAAAGCTTTATTTATGATTTACAGCGTGATACGGTTTATAGCATCGTAACCAAGAATATTCCGGGCATTAAAGACCTGCCCGACTATGTGAAGGATTATCCCAAACAATTGGAGGAACGTAAAACCCAAAACGAAGACCGTAAGGTTACCATAACCGGCCCTTATTGGAGCGAAAGCGGCAAAAACGCAATAGTTACCGTATGGGCAGAAGATAACAAAGACAGGTGGCTCATGAAGCTCGATCCCGAAACCGGCAAACTAAGCTTGCTTGACCGCCAGCGCGACGAAGCCTGGATTGGCGGCCCGGGTATAAACAGCTATGATAGTGGGAACCTGGGTTGGGTAGACGAACAACATATTTATTTCCAGAGTGAAGCTTCGGGCTATTCGCACATTTATGTTGTTGATGTGGCTACCGCCGAAAAGAAACAAATAACCAGTGGTAAATGGGAAGTACAAGGCCTCAAGCTATCAAACGATAAAAAGGACTTTTATTTTACCGCCAATATAGACCATCCGGGAGTAACAGCTTTTTACCGCGTTCCGGTGATTGGCGGCAGCCCGGTTAAACTAACAGCTATGGTAGGCGGTAATGAGGTTGAACTATCTCCCGACGAAAAATGGCTGGCCATCCGCTACTCCTACCCTAATAAACCCTGGGAACTGTTCATCCAGGCCAATAAACCGGGTGCTAAAGCTGTACAGGTAACCAACTCGGTAAGTGCCGAATTTAAATCGTACGCGTGGCGCTCTCCCGAGATATTTACGTTTAAGAACCGCTACGGTGCCGATATTTATGCCCGTGTTTATACCCCGGCGCATGCCTTGCCATCGCACCCGGCTGTAATTTTTGTACATGGCGCGGGCTACTTGCAGGATGTGTTTTACAAGTGGAGTTCGTCGTACTTTCGCGAGTACATGTTTAACAACATGCTTGCCGATAACGGATATACTGTATTGGAGATAGATTATACCGGCAGCGCGGGTTATGGCCGCGACATCCGCACGGGTATTTACCGCCACATGGGTGGTAAAGATTTAACCGACCATGTTGATGCCGTGAAACTTCTTGTTGAAAAATACGGTGTTAACCCTAAAAATGTTGGCCTGTACGGTGGCTCGTATGGTGGGTTTATAACATTGATGGCCATGTTTACCCAGCCCGATGTTTTTGCCGCCGGTGCAGCACTGCGCAGCGTTACCGATTGGGCGCATTATAACCACGGTTACACCTCCAATATTTTAAATGAACCTTTTAACGACGAGAAGGCCTACAAGCTAAGTTCGCCAATATACTTTGCCGATGGCCTTAAAGGGCGTTTGCTGATGTGCCATGGCATGGTAGATCAAAATGTTAACTTTCAGGATATTGTGCGTTTATCACAACGCTTAATTGAGTTGCACAAAAAAAACTGGGAGCTGGCCGTATTCCCGGTGGAAGATCATGGCTTTGTTGAACCCAGTAGCTGGACCGACGAGTATAGCCGCATTTATAAATTATTTGACGAAACATTAAATAAGTAA
- a CDS encoding YARHG domain-containing protein, which yields MKKKPIIIITSVLVLALCCFLFIRSKYLPKPEKKEVIVFLDMFNADLKQGSQDTLLTYFEGKQNNKQLLKLLSVLSNKKSLNGRDAALFDVNLISGDSEIKILNTEFIEAQVPVEFKENGSNLKKTVITIKIRKISAENFKITQIDARRFMSDYIAYGKDIKHIIHKGTPADSGYRPITIAAFKAAEILRSKYDSVIWFNYVNERTFFYVINGKWDINHEWYEKDGHTEYEFKMGLVSPDMKEIIPLEYDLIHNISGTIAGLIEVEKKHKKGLYNITGKVIAPADYDQIIPLTGNENLAVLKMASDYFYLKRDFTISPKLEDFKITDVLPQIKLYNASYTLSDSTLDKNNIMELNSHDEDAAVVIPPSYLVDWKILPSHFSFNNPFRPGKEGDDEGLTASYQITFESKHDEGSWLQTAYSSIVDNYLGARSGFYEEKKVLLVDKKHNAVYGYSAKKDYSDYDDNSHPLSGKCDINNLRPINDTMYEFKFSSFLGLHLYSDNVLQEAPTYHYLVVKNNVLDELPNQRLFGFTKFIKMDDSYLNACYVYQDKKTAQLTSDVLQYMKNEIFAEYHYQFKNPKWTELFQNTFNRYNRQLRANVDDSLTAIDKYNINWIANKLKQTKQPQTLASK from the coding sequence ATGAAAAAAAAACCTATCATCATTATTACAAGTGTTTTAGTGCTGGCGTTATGCTGTTTTTTGTTTATACGAAGCAAGTATTTGCCTAAGCCCGAAAAGAAAGAAGTAATTGTTTTTTTAGATATGTTTAACGCCGACCTGAAGCAAGGCTCGCAGGATACCCTGTTAACTTATTTTGAAGGCAAACAAAATAATAAGCAATTATTAAAACTGCTAAGTGTACTGTCGAACAAAAAGAGTTTGAATGGTCGTGATGCTGCATTGTTTGATGTGAATTTAATAAGTGGTGATAGCGAAATAAAAATACTGAATACCGAGTTTATTGAGGCGCAGGTGCCTGTTGAGTTTAAAGAAAACGGCTCAAACTTAAAGAAAACCGTTATTACAATTAAAATTCGCAAAATATCTGCCGAGAATTTTAAAATCACCCAAATAGATGCGAGGCGGTTTATGAGTGATTATATAGCTTATGGTAAGGATATAAAACATATCATACATAAAGGCACCCCGGCAGATTCGGGTTACCGGCCAATAACCATAGCAGCCTTTAAGGCGGCAGAAATTCTACGCTCAAAATACGACAGCGTAATATGGTTTAACTATGTAAACGAACGTACCTTTTTCTATGTAATAAACGGCAAATGGGATATAAACCATGAATGGTATGAAAAAGATGGCCACACAGAATATGAATTTAAAATGGGTTTGGTAAGCCCGGATATGAAAGAAATAATACCGCTTGAATATGACCTGATACATAACATCAGTGGTACAATAGCTGGCCTGATAGAGGTGGAAAAAAAACATAAAAAGGGATTATACAACATAACAGGCAAAGTAATAGCCCCTGCCGATTACGACCAGATAATACCTTTAACCGGTAACGAAAACCTGGCTGTATTAAAAATGGCATCGGATTATTTTTATTTAAAAAGGGATTTTACCATTAGCCCTAAACTTGAAGACTTTAAAATTACCGATGTATTGCCCCAAATAAAACTCTACAATGCATCGTACACCTTATCCGATTCTACTTTGGATAAAAACAACATAATGGAACTTAACTCGCATGATGAGGACGCTGCTGTGGTAATTCCGCCATCTTACTTGGTAGATTGGAAAATACTTCCTTCTCATTTTTCATTTAATAATCCATTTAGGCCTGGTAAAGAGGGCGATGATGAGGGTTTAACGGCATCATACCAAATAACCTTCGAGAGCAAACACGATGAAGGCAGTTGGCTCCAAACAGCATATTCATCAATAGTTGATAATTACCTGGGTGCGCGATCGGGCTTTTATGAAGAAAAAAAGGTATTGTTAGTTGATAAAAAGCATAACGCCGTATACGGTTACAGTGCTAAAAAAGATTACTCCGACTACGATGATAACTCACATCCACTAAGTGGGAAGTGTGATATCAATAATTTGAGGCCAATTAATGATACCATGTATGAGTTTAAATTCAGTTCATTTTTAGGTTTGCATTTATACAGCGATAACGTATTGCAGGAGGCGCCCACATACCATTATTTAGTTGTAAAAAACAATGTGCTGGACGAGCTGCCTAACCAAAGGCTATTTGGTTTTACCAAATTCATTAAAATGGACGATTCGTATTTAAATGCCTGCTATGTTTATCAGGACAAAAAAACCGCACAATTAACCTCGGATGTTTTACAATACATGAAAAATGAAATATTCGCAGAGTACCATTACCAATTTAAAAACCCTAAATGGACGGAGTTATTTCAAAATACCTTTAATAGGTATAACCGGCAGCTACGCGCAAATGTAGACGACTCCCTAACCGCAATTGATAAATACAACATTAACTGGATAGCCAACAAACTTAAGCAAACTAAACAGCCTCAAACCCTGGCTTCAAAATGA